A part of Streptomyces sp. SLBN-31 genomic DNA contains:
- a CDS encoding DUF6049 family protein, with protein MAEAADFQGTTPSPARRWLRRSGALLAGAPLLAGLLQLPAGAATQASVQDASGAGSVSVALDSLSPSAPAEGDTLTVSGTVTNNGKQTVTGAHVGLRVGPEVSTRSGIDDIARSSDSVQGASGAEVGGKYAEKFAKLTPGVAEHFSISVPVDKLDLGGDGIYQFAVALSGQTAAQPWLQTLGVQRTFLPWKAEGADTKTKTTFLWPLVSTVHLTAETGPNDQQTPVFLNEDLAKEISPGGRLDQLLTLGEGLDVTWVLDPDLIASVDAMTGTYKVKNPDGSTTLGTHQAVAKQWLDELQKAVADQEVVALPFADPDLASLAHNGTGVTGSLNHLNEATDVAATTVRTVLHVTPATDFAWPVDGAVDPSIVKVATSAGADKVIVRSDSLQETGGLTYTPSAARPIGGGTTAVVADARMSTDFQGDLTKASSSTLAVQRFLAQSLALNAQSDKQRSIVVAPQRMPTGSQAQAMADALSALQSGNWSQTQKLSAAAKAKPDPGATTRLPSASAYPSSLRRQELPRSAFEQIARTQDTLDNFKLILTNDSRVVTPFGLAMNRDMSTSWRGRASAAESFRSSVENHLGVLTGQVKLIEKSDTKLSGRSATIPVTVQNNLVQGVQHLVLRLTSTSPNRLKIGDYAYDEQRITVSGGHSQTVKFTTTAKANGQATVVAQLYTQDGRKYGDPVSFDVKVTEFTATVMLVIGGGFLLLVLAGFRMYTQRKRAARRAEENGPADETDGTDEGDEEPENPESPAARLKEESGTDARAGDPQQPSDPTPDTAAESADPSATGERVDR; from the coding sequence GTGGCCGAAGCGGCAGACTTCCAGGGGACCACTCCCTCACCTGCCCGCCGGTGGCTGCGGCGCTCCGGAGCACTGCTCGCCGGAGCGCCCCTACTGGCCGGTCTGCTGCAGCTGCCCGCGGGCGCCGCCACGCAGGCCTCTGTGCAGGACGCCTCCGGCGCCGGCTCGGTGTCCGTGGCCCTGGACTCGCTCAGTCCCTCCGCCCCCGCGGAGGGCGACACGCTCACCGTGTCCGGCACGGTGACCAACAACGGCAAGCAGACCGTCACCGGCGCCCACGTGGGGCTGCGCGTGGGCCCCGAGGTCAGCACCCGCTCGGGCATCGACGACATCGCCCGCAGCAGCGACAGCGTCCAGGGCGCGAGCGGCGCGGAGGTCGGCGGCAAGTACGCCGAGAAGTTCGCCAAGCTCACTCCGGGGGTCGCCGAGCACTTCAGCATCTCGGTGCCGGTCGACAAGCTCGACCTCGGCGGCGACGGCATCTACCAGTTCGCCGTCGCGCTGTCCGGGCAGACCGCCGCCCAGCCCTGGCTCCAGACCCTCGGCGTCCAGCGCACCTTCCTTCCCTGGAAGGCCGAGGGGGCGGACACGAAGACGAAGACGACCTTCCTGTGGCCGCTCGTCTCCACCGTCCACCTGACCGCCGAGACGGGGCCGAACGACCAGCAGACGCCGGTCTTCCTCAACGAGGACCTCGCCAAGGAGATCTCCCCCGGAGGCCGCCTGGACCAGCTGCTGACCCTCGGGGAGGGCCTCGACGTCACCTGGGTGCTCGACCCCGACCTGATCGCCTCCGTCGACGCGATGACCGGCACCTACAAGGTCAAGAACCCGGACGGCTCCACCACGCTCGGAACCCACCAGGCGGTCGCCAAGCAGTGGCTCGACGAACTGCAGAAGGCGGTGGCCGACCAGGAGGTCGTCGCCCTGCCCTTCGCCGACCCCGACCTCGCGTCCCTGGCCCATAACGGCACCGGCGTCACCGGCTCCCTGAACCACCTGAACGAGGCCACCGACGTGGCGGCCACCACGGTGCGGACGGTGCTGCACGTGACGCCCGCCACCGACTTCGCCTGGCCCGTGGACGGCGCCGTCGACCCGTCGATCGTCAAGGTCGCCACCTCCGCCGGCGCCGACAAGGTGATCGTCCGCAGCGACAGCCTCCAGGAGACCGGCGGCCTGACCTACACGCCCTCCGCGGCCCGCCCGATCGGCGGCGGCACCACGGCGGTCGTCGCGGACGCCCGGATGTCGACGGACTTCCAGGGCGATCTGACGAAGGCTTCCTCCTCCACGCTCGCCGTACAGCGGTTCCTGGCCCAGAGCCTGGCGCTGAACGCCCAGTCGGACAAGCAGCGCAGCATCGTCGTGGCACCGCAGCGCATGCCCACCGGCTCCCAGGCGCAGGCGATGGCGGACGCGCTGTCGGCCCTGCAGAGCGGCAACTGGTCGCAGACCCAGAAGCTCTCCGCGGCCGCCAAGGCCAAGCCGGACCCGGGCGCCACCACCAGGCTGCCGTCGGCCTCCGCCTACCCCTCCTCGCTGCGCAGGCAGGAGCTGCCACGCTCCGCCTTCGAGCAGATCGCGCGGACGCAGGACACCCTCGACAACTTCAAGCTGATCCTCACCAACGACTCGCGCGTGGTGACCCCCTTCGGGCTCGCCATGAACCGCGACATGTCCACCTCATGGCGCGGTCGCGCGAGCGCGGCGGAGAGCTTCCGCAGCAGTGTGGAGAACCACCTCGGCGTCCTGACCGGCCAGGTCAAACTGATCGAAAAGTCCGACACCAAGCTGTCCGGACGCAGCGCCACGATCCCGGTCACCGTCCAGAACAACCTGGTCCAAGGCGTCCAGCACCTGGTGCTGCGCCTCACCTCGACCAGCCCCAACCGGCTCAAGATCGGCGACTACGCCTACGACGAGCAGCGCATCACGGTCTCCGGCGGCCACAGCCAGACGGTGAAGTTCACCACGACGGCCAAGGCCAACGGCCAGGCGACGGTCGTCGCCCAGCTGTACACGCAGGACGGTCGGAAGTACGGCGACCCCGTCAGCTTCGACGTCAAGGTCACCGAGTTCACCGCCACCGTCATGCTGGTCATCGGCGGCGGCTTCCTCCTGCTGGTCCTGGCCGGCTTCCGCATGTACACGCAGCGCAAGCGGGCCGCGCGCCGGGCCGAGGAGAACGGCCCCGCCGACGAGACGGACGGGACGGACGAGGGCGACGAGGAGCCGGAGAACCCGGAGAGCCCCGCGGCACGTCTCAAGGAGGAGTCGGGCACCGATGCCCGGGCAGGCGACCCGCAGCAGCCGAGTGACCCGACACCGGACACCGCAGCGGAAAGCGCCGACCCCTCGGCCACGGGTGAGAGAGTGGACCGTTGA